Proteins co-encoded in one Candidatus Moraniibacteriota bacterium genomic window:
- the ispG gene encoding flavodoxin-dependent (E)-4-hydroxy-3-methylbut-2-enyl-diphosphate synthase, with protein sequence MNKKYKSKIVKVGPYFLGGNNPVRVQSMCTTDTRNVKATVKQILALEKAGCEIIRVAVPDMIAAKAIGKIKKKIHIPLVADIHFDYKLALECVAQGIDKIRINPGNIGSEEKVEAVVRACKAKKIPIRIGVNSGSIEKDLLKKYGATPKAAVESAMRHVKILEKFNFHDILISIKFSDVSKMIEAYRLLARKVSYPLHLGVTEAGTSYVGIIKSAIGIGALLNDCIGATIRVSLTADPCEEIRPGFEILKALGIRKYGPEIISCPTCGRTEIDLIGLAKKVEKIMADYKKPIKVAVMGCVVNGPGEAREADIGIAGGKKAGAIFLKGKVIKSVPEKNLLSEFLKELKKIS encoded by the coding sequence ATGAATAAGAAATATAAATCTAAAATAGTGAAAGTTGGCCCGTATTTTTTAGGCGGAAACAACCCAGTGCGGGTTCAATCAATGTGTACTACTGATACAAGAAATGTAAAAGCTACGGTCAAGCAGATTTTAGCGTTGGAAAAAGCCGGATGTGAAATTATCCGCGTGGCTGTTCCTGATATGATTGCTGCCAAAGCGATTGGCAAAATAAAAAAGAAAATTCACATTCCGTTGGTAGCTGACATTCATTTTGATTATAAATTAGCGCTTGAATGTGTGGCTCAGGGAATAGACAAGATCAGGATTAATCCTGGGAATATCGGCTCAGAAGAAAAAGTGGAAGCTGTGGTTAGAGCTTGCAAGGCTAAAAAAATTCCGATCAGGATAGGGGTCAATTCGGGCTCAATCGAAAAAGATTTGCTGAAAAAATACGGCGCAACTCCCAAAGCGGCAGTTGAATCAGCCATGCGCCACGTGAAAATTCTGGAAAAATTTAATTTTCATGATATCCTGATTTCCATAAAATTTAGTGATGTGTCAAAAATGATTGAAGCCTACCGCTTGCTGGCTCGAAAGGTCAGCTATCCTCTGCATCTCGGTGTGACAGAAGCCGGCACCTCTTATGTGGGCATAATCAAAAGTGCAATCGGAATCGGAGCGCTTCTTAATGATTGCATCGGAGCGACAATCCGTGTTTCTCTCACAGCTGATCCTTGCGAAGAAATAAGGCCGGGGTTTGAAATACTGAAAGCGCTGGGGATTAGAAAATATGGTCCGGAAATAATTTCCTGCCCGACTTGCGGCCGGACAGAAATTGATCTTATTGGTTTGGCGAAAAAGGTGGAAAAAATCATGGCTGATTATAAAAAACCGATCAAGGTTGCAGTTATGGGTTGCGTGGTCAATGGTCCCGGAGAAGCGCGTGAGGCGGACATCGGTATTGCCGGCGGGAAAAAAGCCGGGGCAATTTTTCTGAAAGGCAAAGTCATCAAATCTGTTCCGGAAAAAAATCTTCTGTCTGAATTCCTGAAAGAATTAAAAAAAATTTCTTGA